A genomic window from Deinococcus aetherius includes:
- a CDS encoding response regulator transcription factor produces the protein MRLLLVEDDPRIALPTARALADAGHEVHLEPDGVRGLARARSGGHDALLLDVMLPGLDGFELARTLRAEGAQVPIVFLTARGALHDRVDGLDLGGDAYLVKPFELPELLATLRAVVRRGEEVRSARVGFGGGAGLLDARHRQVWWHGEVIGFTAREYALLEVLVLSRERWFTREELLSRVWGPDFGGEARVVDVYVSYLRRKLSPDVLVSSRGLGYRVL, from the coding sequence GTGCGCCTGCTCCTGGTCGAGGACGATCCGCGCATCGCGCTCCCGACGGCACGGGCGCTGGCCGACGCCGGGCACGAGGTGCACCTCGAGCCCGACGGGGTGCGGGGCCTGGCCCGGGCCCGCTCGGGGGGCCACGACGCCCTGCTGCTGGACGTGATGCTGCCGGGACTCGACGGCTTCGAGCTGGCGCGTACCCTGCGGGCGGAGGGAGCCCAGGTGCCCATCGTCTTCCTGACCGCCCGCGGCGCCCTGCACGACCGGGTGGACGGCCTGGACCTGGGCGGGGACGCTTACCTCGTCAAGCCCTTCGAGCTGCCCGAACTGCTCGCCACCCTGCGCGCGGTCGTGCGTCGCGGCGAGGAGGTGCGCAGCGCGAGAGTGGGATTCGGCGGCGGCGCGGGCCTGCTCGACGCCCGGCATCGCCAGGTGTGGTGGCACGGCGAGGTCATCGGCTTCACAGCACGTGAGTACGCCCTGCTGGAGGTGCTGGTGCTGTCCCGGGAGAGATGGTTCACGCGAGAGGAACTGCTCAGTCGCGTCTGGGGCCCGGATTTCGGAGGCGAGGCGCGGGTGGTGGACGTGTACGTGAGCTACCTGCGGCGCAAGCTGAGCCCAGACGTTCTGGTGAGTTCCCGCGGGCTGGGATACCGGGTCCTATGA
- a CDS encoding PepSY domain-containing protein, with protein MNKNTRTVLLALATSAAVAVPLAGYAFAQTTPATRTTVAQAQTGTQNEGAEGSEQNETPAYRGSIQLPAEQPGVETPDAQEEAQLRALAKITPQQASQAAQAAVPGTVTSVKLEDEDGSLVYAVVIGQTEVKVDAGTGQVLHQEAADTENGGNDQEGGEQGETNG; from the coding sequence ATGAACAAGAACACCCGCACCGTCCTGCTCGCCCTCGCCACCTCCGCCGCCGTCGCCGTGCCGCTCGCCGGCTACGCCTTCGCGCAGACTACCCCGGCCACCCGCACGACGGTCGCCCAGGCCCAGACCGGCACCCAGAACGAGGGCGCCGAGGGCAGCGAGCAGAACGAGACCCCGGCCTACCGGGGCAGCATCCAGCTTCCCGCCGAGCAGCCGGGCGTGGAAACGCCCGACGCCCAGGAGGAGGCGCAACTGCGCGCCCTCGCCAAGATCACCCCGCAGCAGGCCAGCCAGGCCGCCCAGGCGGCTGTGCCCGGCACGGTCACCAGTGTGAAGCTGGAGGACGAGGACGGCAGCCTGGTGTACGCGGTGGTGATCGGCCAGACCGAGGTCAAGGTCGACGCCGGAACCGGCCAGGTGCTGCACCAGGAGGCCGCCGACACCGAGAACGGGGGCAACGACCAGGAGGGCGGCGAGCAGGGCGAGACGAACGGCTGA
- a CDS encoding GNAT family N-acetyltransferase, with protein MRWVLPRMLGGGYTRPLAAGPYLLRAPRFPSPHAPWDLSPAHLHLNLLPAARGSGLGRRLLEAHLHALEAAGVPGVQLSTTRENTAALILYRKCGFEEVAARLTPLWTPWMGRPVEHLALAHRL; from the coding sequence GTGCGCTGGGTCCTTCCCCGGATGCTGGGCGGCGGGTACACCCGGCCCCTGGCCGCTGGCCCATACCTGCTGCGGGCGCCGCGCTTTCCCTCCCCACACGCGCCGTGGGACCTCTCCCCCGCCCACCTGCACCTCAACCTGCTTCCCGCCGCACGGGGCTCCGGGCTGGGTCGGCGGCTGCTCGAAGCGCACCTGCACGCGCTCGAGGCGGCGGGTGTGCCCGGCGTTCAGCTCAGCACCACGCGCGAGAACACGGCCGCGCTCATCCTGTACCGCAAATGCGGCTTTGAGGAGGTGGCGGCCCGCCTCACTCCCTTGTGGACCCCGTGGATGGGCCGTCCGGTCGAGCACCTCGCGCTCGCTCACCGCCTGTGA
- a CDS encoding ferritin-like domain-containing protein translates to MDEFTTRPVARTRRSLLRGLAGTLALAGFGQAFGQGRDEMPSLDHAAVLDLAATAEALAVTLYHQVLSAASFRVNEDTAEHLRSVLDAEVQHLQVLRSLGATPLTPRFYLPGELLKDASVFVDTALHLETVFTGAYVAATHEFAQRGQPELAATAAQIGASEAQHLTLLSQLAGLGPGNLTLPAADFCRVADAGPALAPFLKGQPGSVGPVTAPQVEPLHAAQGPRDATPLRTFAQTHPPSPRRQG, encoded by the coding sequence ATGGACGAATTCACCACCCGCCCCGTCGCACGCACGCGACGCAGCCTCCTGCGCGGTCTGGCTGGGACCCTCGCCCTCGCCGGATTCGGTCAGGCCTTCGGGCAAGGCCGCGACGAAATGCCCTCCCTGGACCACGCCGCCGTCCTCGACCTCGCGGCGACCGCCGAGGCGTTGGCCGTCACCCTCTACCATCAGGTTCTGAGCGCGGCCTCCTTCCGCGTGAACGAGGACACCGCCGAACACCTGCGGTCCGTGCTGGACGCCGAGGTCCAGCACCTGCAGGTCCTGCGCTCCCTGGGTGCCACGCCGCTCACCCCCCGCTTCTACCTGCCCGGGGAGCTTCTCAAGGACGCCAGCGTGTTCGTCGATACCGCCCTGCATCTGGAGACCGTCTTCACGGGCGCGTACGTGGCGGCCACCCACGAATTCGCGCAGAGGGGCCAGCCCGAACTGGCGGCGACGGCCGCACAGATCGGGGCAAGCGAAGCCCAGCACCTCACGTTGCTGTCGCAACTCGCGGGCCTGGGACCGGGGAATCTCACGTTGCCCGCCGCGGACTTTTGCCGGGTCGCGGACGCGGGCCCCGCCCTGGCCCCCTTCCTGAAGGGCCAGCCGGGATCGGTCGGCCCGGTCACCGCGCCCCAGGTGGAGCCGCTGCACGCCGCTCAGGGGCCGCGCGACGCCACCCCGCTTCGGACCTTCGCCCAAACCCATCCGCCCTCCCCGCGCCGCCAGGGGTAG
- a CDS encoding mechanosensitive ion channel domain-containing protein, protein MTSAPAREPWWPVVVAGLLFLLSPSILEELQPNLTSRRLSAALLFVGGLLLARGVSLLTRRALVRVGTPHLLPALRLAHLLMLVAVTPVALGAGGFRLTGLIAGGTVLTVALGLAAQSLLANVMSGRVLTSSRAFRVGDRVTVRSWAFGGIEYGGEVRDLTLTHTVLSGPAGVIKVPNARFLDATLIVHPGGSQGVTVKLALGVSLADAGAVLRVVAPSARRRPLSVCDG, encoded by the coding sequence GTGACGTCCGCCCCCGCCCGTGAGCCCTGGTGGCCCGTCGTCGTCGCCGGTCTGCTGTTCCTGCTCAGCCCGTCGATCCTCGAGGAGTTGCAGCCGAACCTGACCAGCCGCCGCCTCTCGGCCGCGCTGCTGTTCGTCGGCGGGCTGCTGCTGGCCCGCGGTGTGTCCCTGCTGACCCGCCGGGCGCTGGTGCGCGTGGGCACGCCGCACCTGTTGCCCGCCCTGCGGCTCGCCCATCTGCTGATGCTCGTCGCCGTGACCCCGGTCGCGCTGGGGGCCGGGGGGTTCCGGCTGACGGGGCTGATCGCCGGGGGCACGGTGCTGACGGTCGCGCTGGGCCTGGCCGCGCAGTCCCTGCTGGCCAACGTCATGTCGGGCAGGGTGCTGACCTCCAGCCGCGCCTTTCGTGTGGGCGACCGGGTCACCGTCCGTTCCTGGGCCTTCGGCGGCATCGAGTATGGCGGAGAGGTCCGCGACCTCACCCTCACGCACACGGTGCTGTCCGGCCCGGCGGGCGTGATCAAGGTCCCCAACGCCCGCTTCCTCGACGCCACCCTGATCGTCCACCCCGGAGGGTCACAGGGCGTCACGGTCAAGTTGGCGCTGGGCGTGAGTCTGGCTGATGCTGGAGCGGTGCTCCGCGTAGTAGCCCCAAGCGCCCGGAGACGTCCGTTAAGCGTGTGCGACGGCTGA
- a CDS encoding polysaccharide deacetylase family protein has protein sequence MRRALPLLLLTVALTPPALAQTLPVRPAPIPRVSAPGAAQPAAPGTRPAPVIPTLRLTPPLPEVRRVEVLSNSFIRAAHALVLLPDREATGGRALDLATESALRTFRAAPDLAEVDVSVYRARGYRGFGGPLPLLTLSVPRGRLPTFQAEIADGRYDRLWTNPSAAPAEPELTPSEELERLPVFFGTEAELLRQRLDQLLSQTRGGVRGGLLYKGDPTRRQVALTFDDVPHPMYFPLVLDLLRRAGARATFFVIGRNAEAYPYFIRDLVAQGHELGNHTYHHVRLPKLTDAQITQELRTTNDLLTRLTGQPVRYFRPPGGEYSARVLNIARGLGLTTVFWTDDPGDFANPGVETVEARFARNLRPGGIILLHDNAPDGLAALPDLLKVAREKGYRVDTAGAFTR, from the coding sequence ATGCGCCGCGCCCTGCCGCTCCTGCTCCTCACGGTCGCCCTGACCCCGCCCGCCCTGGCCCAGACGCTGCCCGTCCGTCCCGCCCCCATCCCGAGGGTGTCCGCGCCGGGCGCGGCGCAGCCGGCGGCGCCCGGCACCCGGCCCGCCCCGGTCATCCCCACCCTGCGCCTGACCCCGCCCCTCCCGGAGGTGCGCCGGGTGGAGGTTCTGAGCAACAGCTTCATTCGCGCCGCCCACGCGCTGGTGCTGCTGCCGGACCGGGAGGCCACCGGTGGGCGCGCGCTCGACCTCGCCACCGAGAGCGCCCTGCGGACCTTCCGCGCCGCGCCCGACCTCGCCGAGGTGGACGTGAGCGTCTACCGCGCCCGGGGGTACCGGGGCTTCGGCGGACCGCTCCCCCTGCTGACCCTCTCGGTGCCGCGCGGCCGGTTGCCGACCTTCCAGGCCGAGATCGCGGACGGCCGCTACGACCGGCTCTGGACCAACCCCAGCGCCGCCCCCGCCGAGCCCGAACTCACCCCCAGCGAGGAACTCGAACGCCTCCCGGTGTTCTTCGGCACCGAGGCCGAGTTGCTGCGCCAGCGCCTCGACCAACTCCTGTCCCAGACGCGCGGAGGGGTGCGGGGCGGCCTGCTGTACAAGGGGGACCCCACGAGGCGCCAAGTGGCCCTGACCTTCGACGACGTGCCCCACCCGATGTACTTCCCGCTGGTGCTCGACCTCCTGCGCCGAGCGGGCGCGCGGGCCACCTTTTTCGTGATCGGCCGCAATGCCGAGGCCTACCCGTACTTCATCCGCGACCTGGTGGCCCAGGGGCACGAACTCGGCAATCACACCTACCACCACGTGCGGCTGCCCAAATTGACCGACGCGCAGATCACCCAGGAATTGCGGACCACCAACGACCTGCTCACGCGGCTCACCGGCCAGCCGGTGCGGTACTTCCGGCCCCCGGGCGGGGAGTACAGCGCCCGCGTCCTGAACATCGCCCGGGGCCTGGGGCTGACCACCGTGTTCTGGACGGACGACCCCGGCGATTTCGCCAACCCCGGCGTGGAGACGGTGGAGGCCCGCTTCGCGCGCAACCTGCGGCCCGGCGGCATCATCCTGCTGCACGACAACGCGCCGGACGGCCTGGCCGCCCTGCCCGACCTGCTGAAGGTGGCGCGGGAGAAGGGCTACCGGGTGGACACCGCCGGCGCCTTCACACGGTAA
- a CDS encoding arsenate reductase ArsC → MTRVLILCTHNSARSQMAEALTREAARRIGLDLDVHSAGTEATRVKDDAKTVMQEIGLSLDGHTSKTLWDVPDPQNFDYVITVCDSAAEACPAYPGRTHRLHYPFTDPSGGSLDRWRAVRDQLGVQFSAFVQAVGEGRPVPPTYEDSPTVPVA, encoded by the coding sequence GTGACGCGCGTTCTGATCCTGTGCACCCACAACTCCGCCCGTTCTCAGATGGCCGAGGCCCTGACCCGGGAGGCGGCCAGGCGTATTGGGCTGGACCTCGACGTGCATTCGGCGGGCACCGAAGCGACCCGCGTGAAGGACGACGCGAAGACGGTCATGCAGGAGATCGGCCTGAGCCTCGACGGGCACACCAGCAAGACGCTGTGGGACGTGCCAGACCCGCAGAACTTCGACTACGTGATCACCGTCTGCGACTCGGCGGCCGAAGCCTGCCCCGCCTACCCGGGCCGGACGCATCGCCTCCACTACCCCTTCACCGATCCCAGCGGCGGCAGTCTGGACCGCTGGCGCGCGGTGCGGGATCAACTGGGGGTCCAGTTCAGCGCCTTCGTGCAGGCCGTGGGGGAAGGGCGGCCGGTGCCCCCGACCTACGAGGACAGCCCCACCGTGCCCGTCGCCTGA
- a CDS encoding DedA family protein, which translates to MNLPEWLASLDPTLLNAATFGLLTLEGAGVPGVPGVIPMLAQSAMIDAGRTTLEAALLWGVLGNWCGSLLGYAAGRWGGHRLPARWTRSLRGERTQALLDRWGAGVIILSRTVGSLRTPITLGAGAVRYPFPRFVLFSFLGALLHVGVWQVVLWRFGPALLPRLQRVGAEVAAGLAVALVLGLGWLWIRRRQRGGSAA; encoded by the coding sequence GTGAACCTGCCCGAATGGCTGGCCTCGCTCGATCCCACCCTGCTGAACGCGGCCACCTTCGGGCTCCTGACCCTGGAGGGTGCGGGCGTCCCGGGCGTGCCCGGGGTGATCCCGATGCTGGCGCAGTCGGCGATGATCGACGCGGGCCGCACGACGCTGGAGGCCGCGCTCCTCTGGGGCGTCCTCGGCAACTGGTGCGGCAGCCTGCTGGGCTACGCCGCCGGTCGCTGGGGCGGTCACCGCCTCCCGGCGCGCTGGACCCGTTCTCTGCGAGGGGAACGGACGCAGGCCCTGCTCGACCGGTGGGGTGCCGGGGTGATCATCCTGAGCCGCACGGTCGGCTCGCTCCGGACGCCCATCACCCTCGGGGCGGGAGCGGTCCGGTACCCCTTCCCGCGCTTCGTCCTGTTCAGCTTCCTCGGCGCCCTGCTGCACGTCGGCGTCTGGCAGGTGGTGCTGTGGCGCTTCGGGCCCGCCCTCCTCCCCCGGCTGCAACGGGTGGGCGCCGAGGTGGCCGCGGGGCTGGCCGTGGCCCTGGTGCTGGGGCTCGGCTGGCTCTGGATCAGGAGACGGCAGCGGGGTGGGTCGGCGGCGTGA
- a CDS encoding VIT1/CCC1 transporter family protein — protein MTQASPHDQTFVLQKIQPALLGLMDGSVSTLAPLFATAGLTGRPIDAFFVGLAASVGAGISMGLAEALSDDGKVSGRGSPLGRGLITGLATILGGMLHTLPFLLPDLRAALALAYGVVVVELLVIAYIRFHYMRSPLGQTIFQVIVGGAVVFGVGVWLGNLGARP, from the coding sequence ATGACGCAAGCCTCACCGCACGACCAGACGTTCGTGCTTCAGAAGATCCAGCCTGCCCTGCTCGGCCTGATGGACGGCTCGGTCTCGACTCTCGCGCCGCTGTTCGCCACCGCTGGGCTGACCGGGCGGCCCATCGACGCCTTCTTCGTGGGCCTGGCCGCCTCGGTCGGAGCGGGGATCAGCATGGGGCTGGCCGAGGCGCTGTCCGACGACGGCAAGGTCAGCGGGCGCGGCTCCCCCCTGGGCCGCGGCCTCATCACCGGGCTCGCCACCATCCTGGGCGGGATGCTTCACACCCTGCCCTTCCTGCTGCCCGACCTGCGCGCAGCCCTGGCGCTGGCCTACGGGGTGGTGGTGGTCGAGCTGCTGGTGATCGCCTACATCCGGTTCCACTACATGCGCAGCCCGCTGGGACAGACCATCTTCCAGGTCATCGTGGGCGGCGCGGTCGTCTTCGGCGTCGGCGTGTGGCTGGGCAACCTGGGCGCCCGCCCCTGA
- a CDS encoding Dps family protein, protein MNNLLLVTALLLPSALAGGAGAQSAGAGVPYTNVNAPAPNTGQSTAQNTGTASPLPYNRASTLPSAGTEDLKKSVQALQNTLTELQALQLQTKQAHWNVSGTLWYTLHELLQEHYEGLSKYADDVAERQLSVGASSDGRAITIVAASRLPEIPGGFLDDSQVIQFFTYQYETVGQRLYQRIKDVEDADPTTANLLQEVEHAIEKDQWQMRAFLQNTPRDPNTGFDLNNGQPVPLRGK, encoded by the coding sequence ATGAACAACCTGTTGCTCGTGACCGCCCTCCTCCTCCCCTCGGCCCTCGCGGGTGGCGCGGGTGCCCAGAGCGCCGGGGCGGGCGTGCCCTACACCAACGTCAACGCCCCCGCCCCCAACACCGGGCAATCCACCGCCCAGAACACGGGCACGGCCTCGCCCCTGCCCTACAACCGCGCCTCCACCCTGCCTTCCGCCGGGACCGAGGACCTCAAGAAGAGCGTGCAGGCCCTGCAAAACACCCTCACCGAGCTTCAGGCCCTGCAACTCCAGACCAAGCAGGCGCACTGGAACGTGTCGGGGACCCTCTGGTACACCCTGCACGAACTGCTGCAAGAGCACTACGAGGGCCTCAGCAAATACGCCGACGACGTGGCCGAGCGTCAGCTCTCGGTGGGGGCGTCGAGCGACGGGCGGGCGATCACGATTGTCGCGGCCTCGCGCCTGCCGGAGATTCCGGGCGGTTTTCTCGACGACAGCCAGGTCATCCAGTTCTTCACCTACCAGTACGAGACGGTGGGGCAGCGGCTTTACCAGCGCATCAAGGACGTGGAAGATGCGGACCCCACGACCGCCAACCTGCTGCAAGAGGTCGAGCACGCCATCGAGAAAGACCAGTGGCAGATGCGCGCCTTCCTCCAGAACACGCCGCGCGACCCCAACACCGGCTTCGACCTCAACAACGGCCAGCCCGTTCCCCTGCGCGGGAAGTAG
- a CDS encoding catalase, which yields MSQNRKLSTPLSLDDTLARLDDQTKDQDLSANVAGPGTRLTDNMGHPISDDQNSLRAGARGPTLMEDFLFREKIHHFDHERIPERVVHARGAGAHGYFELTKSLSQYTTARVLTEVGAQTPVFVRFSTVAGSRGSADTARDVRGFAVRFYTQEGNWDIVGNNIPVFFIQDAIKFPDLIHSVKPEPHHEIPQAASAHDTFYDFISLTPESMHMLMWVHSDRAIPRSFAMMEGFGVHTFRLVDARGQATFVKFHWKPTLGVHSLVWDEAQKIAGKDPDFHRRSMWESIEAGHPYVWDLGVQLFTEAQAEGWDFDVLDPTKIVPEDLVPVQRVGRLTLDRNPDNYFAETEQVGFMTTNLVPGIDFSDDPLLQGRNFSYLDTQLSRLGSPNWPELPINRPVARVANHQRDGHMRQTINRGRVSYEPNTLGGNKPAEVPAARGGFASFPERVSGPKVRARAQSFSDHYGQARLFWNSMTPVEKEHITRSLQFELSKVETRDIRLRMLAHLEKINEVLAAQVARALGERPTAPNTARPGGTADSAAETARLAAATSPTTASGKLQRAKGLSMEEGQPRLAKGRKVAILAAEGVDAAGVQALRQALKDAGAMADVVGPHLGTLAEGVVANKTLANTDPVLYDAVFLPGGASSLRTLIGMGDAHNFVAQAYKHAKPIGALGEGTELLTASEIGRLLRAIAGPATSAAPAGTEPVQNLSEVGRVRLASGEAAQKLAELGIVLGQNGGAGAAIQGFVTALGHHRYWGRPSVGQVPA from the coding sequence ATGTCTCAGAACCGTAAGCTCTCCACCCCGCTTTCCCTCGACGACACCCTGGCCCGGCTTGATGACCAGACGAAGGACCAGGACCTCAGCGCCAACGTGGCCGGGCCTGGCACGCGGCTGACCGACAACATGGGCCACCCCATCAGCGACGACCAGAACTCATTGCGGGCGGGGGCACGCGGGCCGACCCTGATGGAGGACTTCCTCTTCCGCGAAAAGATCCACCACTTCGACCACGAGCGCATCCCGGAACGGGTGGTCCACGCTCGTGGCGCGGGGGCCCACGGCTATTTCGAGCTGACGAAATCGCTTTCTCAGTACACGACGGCGCGGGTCCTCACCGAGGTCGGGGCGCAGACCCCTGTGTTCGTGCGCTTCTCGACCGTGGCGGGCTCGCGTGGCTCAGCGGACACGGCGCGCGACGTGCGTGGCTTCGCGGTGCGCTTCTACACCCAGGAGGGCAACTGGGACATCGTGGGGAACAACATCCCCGTCTTCTTCATCCAGGACGCCATCAAGTTCCCTGACCTGATCCACTCGGTCAAGCCCGAGCCGCACCACGAGATTCCGCAGGCGGCGTCGGCGCACGACACCTTCTACGACTTCATCTCGCTGACGCCCGAGTCGATGCACATGCTGATGTGGGTGCACAGCGACCGGGCCATTCCCCGCTCCTTTGCCATGATGGAGGGCTTCGGCGTCCACACCTTCCGCCTCGTGGACGCGCGGGGGCAGGCGACCTTCGTCAAGTTCCACTGGAAGCCCACCCTGGGCGTGCACTCGCTGGTGTGGGACGAGGCGCAGAAGATCGCGGGCAAGGACCCCGACTTCCACCGCCGCTCGATGTGGGAATCCATTGAGGCCGGTCATCCCTACGTCTGGGACCTCGGCGTGCAGCTCTTCACCGAGGCGCAGGCCGAGGGCTGGGACTTCGACGTGCTCGACCCCACCAAGATCGTGCCGGAAGACCTCGTGCCCGTGCAGCGGGTCGGGCGACTCACCCTGGACCGCAACCCCGACAACTACTTCGCGGAAACCGAGCAGGTGGGCTTCATGACGACCAACCTGGTGCCCGGGATCGACTTCAGCGACGATCCCCTCCTCCAGGGCCGCAACTTCAGCTACCTCGACACCCAGCTCTCCCGCTTGGGGTCGCCGAACTGGCCGGAGCTGCCCATCAACCGCCCGGTCGCGCGGGTGGCGAACCACCAGCGCGACGGCCACATGCGGCAGACGATCAACCGGGGGCGGGTGTCGTACGAGCCCAACACCCTGGGCGGGAACAAACCCGCCGAGGTGCCCGCCGCGCGTGGCGGCTTCGCCTCCTTCCCCGAGCGGGTGAGCGGCCCCAAGGTCCGGGCCCGCGCGCAGAGCTTCTCCGACCACTACGGGCAGGCCCGGCTGTTCTGGAACTCGATGACCCCGGTCGAGAAGGAGCACATCACCCGCTCTCTTCAGTTCGAGTTGAGCAAGGTCGAGACCCGCGACATCCGGCTGCGGATGCTGGCGCACCTCGAAAAGATCAACGAGGTGCTGGCCGCCCAGGTGGCCCGGGCCCTGGGCGAGAGGCCCACGGCGCCGAATACGGCCAGACCCGGCGGCACCGCCGACTCTGCCGCCGAGACCGCCCGGCTTGCGGCGGCGACCTCGCCTACCACGGCGTCAGGGAAGCTCCAGAGGGCGAAGGGGCTGAGCATGGAGGAGGGCCAGCCCCGACTCGCCAAGGGGCGCAAGGTGGCGATCCTGGCCGCCGAGGGCGTGGACGCCGCGGGCGTGCAGGCCCTCAGGCAGGCGCTGAAGGACGCGGGCGCGATGGCCGATGTGGTCGGGCCGCACCTCGGGACGCTCGCGGAGGGCGTGGTGGCGAACAAGACCCTGGCCAACACCGACCCCGTGCTGTACGACGCGGTGTTCTTGCCGGGCGGGGCGAGCAGCCTCCGGACCCTGATCGGGATGGGCGACGCCCACAACTTCGTGGCGCAGGCGTACAAGCACGCCAAGCCTATCGGGGCGCTGGGGGAGGGCACCGAACTGCTGACCGCCTCCGAGATCGGGCGCCTGCTGCGGGCCATCGCGGGCCCGGCGACGAGCGCGGCCCCGGCGGGCACGGAGCCCGTGCAGAACCTCTCCGAGGTCGGCCGCGTCCGCCTGGCGAGCGGCGAGGCGGCGCAGAAGCTCGCCGAGTTGGGGATCGTCCTCGGGCAGAACGGCGGCGCCGGCGCCGCCATCCAGGGCTTCGTGACTGCCCTGGGCCACCACCGCTACTGGGGCCGCCCCAGCGTGGGGCAGGTTCCGGCGTAG
- a CDS encoding sensor histidine kinase yields MTIRTRLALGVALQTAAVILVVAAVQFLALRSFLALAEYERLEMLIPRLEQELAARPQSPAAPPLEITTLPRNVDVRVVQGGQVVAVTENFPPIPVDLPPGYAPRAGHDVLVATVTLRGRAATAQLASDVLGVVNPLRAYLRALAVTVPTAAALVALLSFVLAGRLLRPLDRLQAAAARVGLGGDLRSPLPGVGRNDELGRLAGALQGSFAQLAEVREREEEFTRAAAHDLRSPLAALKTRLQGSLAGPRSAAELREDITEALSDVERMRRLTEHLLLLAQGVREVARLPVDLARVAGEAVDRAREAAPDVPLDFETRGETTVPGDEALLTHLLENLIGNGVRHGRGAPMRVRVAEQGGLVCLAVEDAGPGVPEAVLTRLTEPFYQVEAARGGGNGLGLAIVRRVAEAHGALLHFENQPAGGLLVTIEFPRAPTA; encoded by the coding sequence ATGACCATTCGCACCCGTCTGGCCCTGGGTGTAGCCCTCCAGACCGCGGCGGTGATCCTGGTCGTGGCAGCGGTCCAGTTCCTCGCCCTGCGCTCTTTCCTGGCACTGGCCGAGTACGAGCGCCTGGAGATGTTGATTCCCCGGCTGGAGCAGGAACTGGCGGCCCGGCCCCAGTCCCCAGCCGCGCCGCCGCTGGAGATTACGACCCTCCCGCGCAACGTGGACGTGCGGGTGGTACAGGGCGGGCAGGTGGTGGCCGTGACAGAAAACTTTCCGCCCATCCCGGTCGATCTGCCGCCAGGCTACGCGCCCCGTGCCGGACACGACGTTCTCGTTGCCACGGTTACCCTGCGGGGACGGGCGGCGACGGCACAACTCGCCAGCGACGTGCTGGGCGTGGTCAATCCCCTGCGGGCCTACTTGAGGGCGCTGGCGGTGACCGTGCCGACGGCGGCGGCCCTAGTCGCCCTGTTGAGCTTCGTCCTGGCCGGGCGGCTGCTCCGGCCCCTGGACCGGCTGCAAGCGGCGGCGGCCCGGGTCGGCCTCGGGGGGGACCTGCGCTCGCCCCTGCCCGGCGTGGGCCGCAACGACGAGCTGGGAAGACTGGCGGGGGCCCTTCAGGGGTCGTTCGCCCAGCTCGCCGAGGTGCGCGAGCGGGAGGAGGAGTTCACCCGCGCGGCCGCCCACGACCTGCGCTCGCCGCTGGCGGCCCTCAAGACCCGGCTCCAGGGCTCGCTCGCCGGTCCCCGCTCGGCGGCGGAGCTGCGCGAGGACATCACCGAGGCGCTCTCGGATGTGGAGCGGATGCGCCGCCTGACCGAACACCTGCTGCTGCTCGCCCAGGGCGTGCGGGAGGTCGCCCGACTCCCGGTGGACCTCGCCCGGGTGGCGGGGGAGGCGGTGGACCGCGCCCGCGAGGCGGCCCCCGACGTGCCCCTGGACTTCGAGACCCGGGGCGAGACCACCGTCCCCGGCGACGAGGCCCTGCTCACCCACCTGCTGGAGAACCTGATCGGCAACGGGGTGCGGCACGGGCGCGGGGCCCCCATGCGGGTGCGCGTGGCCGAACAGGGCGGTCTGGTGTGCCTGGCCGTGGAGGACGCCGGGCCGGGCGTGCCGGAGGCTGTCCTCACCCGGTTGACGGAGCCCTTCTACCAGGTGGAGGCCGCGCGGGGCGGAGGCAACGGCCTGGGGCTCGCCATCGTGCGGCGGGTCGCCGAGGCCCACGGCGCGCTCCTGCACTTCGAGAACCAGCCTGCCGGGGGCCTGCTTGTGACAATCGAGTTCCCGCGGGCACCAACCGCCTAA
- a CDS encoding ArsR/SmtB family transcription factor → MTTVAVPGVLDQLKALSHEIRFELVRHLAEGERCVCDLEALLDLPQSKVSYHLGILREAELVSSEQRGKNTYYTLRQDQFFQLGGNLLTEIFTGPLVLTHQTKSIC, encoded by the coding sequence ATGACGACGGTGGCCGTGCCCGGCGTGCTCGACCAGCTCAAGGCCCTCTCCCACGAGATTCGCTTTGAGCTGGTCCGCCACCTCGCCGAGGGCGAGCGCTGCGTGTGTGACCTGGAAGCGCTGCTCGATCTGCCCCAGTCCAAGGTCTCCTACCACCTGGGCATCCTGCGCGAGGCCGAGCTGGTCTCTTCCGAGCAGCGCGGCAAGAACACCTACTACACCCTGCGGCAAGATCAATTCTTTCAGTTGGGTGGAAACCTGCTGACAGAGATTTTCACGGGTCCGCTCGTCTTGACGCATCAAACGAAATCCATATGCTGA
- a CDS encoding Na+/H+ antiporter NhaA, with amino-acid sequence MVGADLLAGIGFTMSLLVSTLAFADAALLTQRNGGF; translated from the coding sequence ATGGTCGGGGCGGACCTGCTCGCGGGGATCGGCTTCACCATGAGCTTGCTCGTCTCCACCCTCGCCTTTGCTGACGCGGCCCTGCTGACCCAGCGAAACGGAGGGTTCTGA